The genomic DNA atcaggatTCCGGGTATAGAATATTAGTTATATTATGTGctgtcattaaaaatacatatatgataATATCATATAATGTCTCCCCAGTCTGTGCAGGCATGCCTCAACGAGTTGTTCCTCTTGCGGCTGGATGGCTATGGGGACGCCCCCTCGGTGAGAGCTCTGCGGGGCGCCCTGGCAGGGGAGGCATCTAGCGGCCCTGCCACCCTCTCTGCCCTCTCTACCCTCCTACAGGACAGGGTGCAGGAGCCAACCCTGGCATGCCTCTCTGAGAAGGTGAGCCAGTCCTTTTCCCACCGGGCGGGTGTATTGGGTATTGACTGGCTGCTGTTCAAATCATGCGGCAAACATTCTTTGCCATGCTTTttcatttgattaaaaaattaaattttaaatatCAGGGCATTATTCAACTGACTGGAGCCCCGCTTATTATACTGTATGTAGCTGGCAAGGAATGAAAGAACAGCACCTTTTTATAAAttcttaattgtattatgtgcTCACTATTAAAGCTACTATTTATTGTGCTGtattctgtacacaacactgcttgCTATGTAGTTGTGTAAGTCATGTACGTGCATTTTTGCCTGGATAAGGGCAAATCTGCAAAGGAAGAAATCTATAAAAAAAAGTAGGGACAGCAGTAAGATGATGAGTCACTTATGTCTTTCTCTTCCCCTGCTCAAGCGTGCATGTGAACAGCTACAGAAGTACCGGGAGGCGTCCATCTACCGCAGTGTGGAGGGCCTGCTGAGGGAGAGGAGCGTGGGGGTGAGGAAGGACTATCACAGACAGGCACCACTGAGCGCAGGAAGCCGGAGCAGCTCTCACACAGGGTAAGAACCTGCCCCTGACAACTGATGTCCGGACAGACACTGGACTGCGGTGACTTGAACAGTGTCTGGGGATCAAGGGTTCACAGGGCTTCTGGGTTTGGTTTCCGCGAGTTCTTAACTATTCGGTTTCACttcattatttatgttattggtctttgtttacattttcccCAGGTCTTTAGCATGTTGCCAATTCATCCAGCAAGACAGCAAGAATAATACCAGTTCAAATTCCCACTGAGGAAAACCAAACCTTGAAATGAAACCTGCAGACtaaactagaatgctaaagttcctggagaaagtttgtctgcatgtgaaagtaCGTTTCAGTACTACATGAGTTCTATATGTGTACAATAGTATGTGTTGCACTGCTATAGTAAGTATTATAGTAAAttgcaaggtactacagtacaatatagtatacattattttacagtatttattgTACTACCATAGTATGTACTATCATACATTGCAAGGTtgtacagtataatatagtatacagtatatgacaGTATTTGATGAATTACTAGTAAATACTATAGTACGTCACAAGGCATTACAGTATAATAAAGTATAaaacagtatactatagtatttgttgtactgtAGGAGGTAtacaatactgtactgtactgtacagtattTGTTATAGTACTATAGTAAATACTCtagcacatacagtgagggaaaaaagtatttgatcccctgctgattttgtacgtttgcccactgacaaagaaatgatcagtctataattttaatggtgggtgtattttaacagtgagagacagaataacaaccaaaaaatccagaaaaacgcatttcaaaaaagttataaattgatttgcatgttaatcagggaaataagtatttgatcccctatcaatcagcaagatttttggctcccaggtgtcttttatacaggtaacgagctgagattaggagctctctcttaaagggagtgctcctaatctcagctcgttacctgtataaaagacacctgtccacagaagcaatcaatcaatcagattccaaactctccaccatggccaagaccaaagagctgtccaaggatgtcagggacaagattgtagacctacacaaggctggaatggccTACAAGAccgtcgccaagcagcttggtgagaaggtgacaacagttggtgcgattattcgcaaatggaagaaacacaaaataactgtcagtctccctcggtctggggctccatgcaagatctcacctcgtggagtttcaatgatcatgagaacggtgaggaatcagcccagaactacacgggaggatcttgttaatgatctcaaggcaactgggaccatagtcaccaagaaaacaattggtaacgcactgcgccgtgaaggactgaaatcctgcagcaccagcaaggtccccctgctcaagaaagcacatgtacaggcccgtctgaagtttgccaatgaacatctgaatgattcagaggagaactgggtgaaagtgttgtggtcagatgagaccaaaatcgagctctttggcatcagcaagactcgccgtgtttggaggaggaggaatgaccccaagaacaccatccccaccgtcaaacatgaaggtggaaacattatgctttgggggtgtttttctgctaaggggacaggacaactgcaccgcatcaaagggacgatggacggggccatgtaccgtcaaatcttgggtgagaacctccttccctcagccagggcattgaaaatgggtcgtggatggatattccagcatgacaatgacccaaaacacacagccaaggcaacaaaggagtggctcaagaagaagcacattaaggtcctggagtggcctagccagtctccagaccttaatcccatagaaaatctgtggagggagctgaaggttcgagttgccgaACTTCAgcatcgaaaccttaatgacttggagaggatctgcaaagaggagtgggacaaaatccctcctgagatgtgtgcaaacctggtggccaactacaagaaacgtctgacctctgtgattgccaacaagggttttgccaccaagtcgaagggatcaaatacttttttccctcactgtatataacatGTTAGTACAGTGTATCAGAGCACTATCTGTATATCACAAGTTACCacagtataatataatataatattgtattatggcataaaacagtgtatattgtatacagtgtatactatagtatttgttgtactactgtagGACGTATAGTACATTACAAGGTATTagagtataatatagtatacagTAAGCCATAGTATTTCTAATAGTACTTTAGTAAATACTATAGTATGGCCCACAATAtagaatacagtacagtatatgttGTAGTGCTGTAGTAAATCCTATAGTCACAAGTTACTACAGTATTCTATAAAAGTGTAGTATAAAAAATGGTATAAAACAATGtactatagtatttgttatactatactatagtacatgacaaggtactacagtatactatcaGTCATGTTTaggttacatttattattattgacaatgaaaaaaatatattgtttaatgttATGGGGCACTATATAAAGctgtatgatttattattattattattattattattattattattattattattattattattattattattattattattattaagttgttCTATGTAAGTatgacaaaaatgtatttaaaaatatgtagtaTTATGCAGGTTAATATGATCCTAACCACACAGCAGAAGTATAAGGAGCATCATTAATAGTATGTAAAAGTATGCAGCTTAGTAATTGTAAATGGCAGGTATGTTCATATGTTTAGTCATAGTATGTAAGTTAGTAAAAGTAAATGtaagttgttattattagtaatattaatagtagtagcagtagtaggtgtagtagtagtagtagtagtagtggtagtagtagcagAAGCTGTTGTAATTAACATTAATCGCAACGTTAGAAAAAGAGATTTAATAGAGGCCAGTTTAAATGTACTATCACATTGAGTCAGTACTTATAGAGTGGAAATTGTCAGAGGGGACAGGCTTTATGTAGAACAcgtttaatgtgctttaaaatacCATTACTATGCGTACGTTCACAGTTATAGGCACTTCCTAATACTATGAATATGGATATGCTCTGACAAATGACATGATTACGATCTGCTATTAATCACTTAATATGAATTTAAAAGACAGGCATCTACCAGTACTGCATTCAAAAGAGTAAGCatttaatgttatattaaaaacataaagctCTTTTAACACTAAGCGCAATGGGATATAATGGGGATTAATAGTGTAACAGTTTCGTTACCTTAGAGTCCCAAAAGCACAAACAGCAAcgtgcacacatgcacactaatAATCGGTACTAAAGTCCTTTATATACTAAATTAATGTAGTGTTATATTAGAGATGGCAGAAGTATTAGTATATGTTATTAGTTTAGTgtattattgtaatatataggctatatattagCTCAGTGtactataattattattctatttaattattattattattattattattattattattattatgtggaaTAAGTATTCGTATACAAAACAGTATTAAACACATGTAatttagcatatatatatatatatattagtagtagcagtggaataaatattagtatataaaacagtattaagcaaatgtatatatattagaagtataagtgaaataagtatttgcatataatacagtattaaatgtaatgtagtataagcattattagtagtagaagcGGTATATATATTAGTATGATACAGTATCATATGAGCATATCATATGGTAACAGCTTATTAAAAGCAAGGTAAAATCTTAGAAAACATGCTCTATTATTGGGAATAAATTGGGATATGTAGGGTTATTTCTAACCAAGTGTCATAGCGCACAGTTGTGACAAGACTGaataatatggaataataacaatacaaataatcggcaaatgtcataccaatccacaagaaagggggcaaaactgagccaggaaattacagacctgcatcacctgtaaaatgttagaaaaaattattagagacaaaatagaggagcatcttaatgaaaaccatattctttgagatagtcagcatgggtttagacgaggcagatcatgtctctgtaatctattagagttctttgaacatgcaactgcagctgtagatcaagcatatgatatgatccatccatccatccatccatttcgAAACCActtgtcctggtgagagtcagagccgatcccggcaaggcaggaatacacccaggatgggacgccaTCGCtcggcaacacacacacacttacagggAACTTCAGCATGGCCAATtcacctaacctgcatgtctttggacagtgggatatgatatgatatacttagattttcagaaagcttttgataaagttccacaccaaagactgatcctcaaattggaagctgtaggcattcagggtaagtagatggattatgaactggttgacgattagaggagtcgcttctaactggagtgaggttgttagtggagttccacagggatcagtactagggcctttgctctttctaatctatattaatgatctggactctgggataatcagcaaacttgtcaaatttgcagatgatactaaaaggtatcctggaacagaggagactacgtggggacttgattcaagtcttcaaaatcatgaagggcatcgatcacatcaaaccagaggagcttttcctgatcagcagggacacacgcacccggggacacaaatggaaattgggcttcaaggcattcaagacagaaaacaggagacacttcttcacacagagaggcgtcacaatctgaacaaactccccagcgatgtggctgaagagacaatttgggaacaattaaaaacagactggataggatccttggatcacttagttattaatggacaccaaacgagcacaatgggttgaatggcctcctctcgtttgtaaactttctgatgttcttatgttcttatgttcttataatctGTATTAAAGCCCcttatacacatatttaatgtagtataattattattagtagtaggagTGGTATAAGTATTAgaataatacagtattttatgCGGAAATCAAATAATATACTCTGTGAGGAGCGCAATGGGAAATCCCAGAGCAACATGCAAGGCACAGAGTATAAGAGAGACGGGGAAGCGGGATCGAACTCTGGAAAACGTGACTGCTGATTGGTTACTGATTGGGCAGTAACTTGCATAACCAACGCTGATTGGCTACTGGCCGTTCAGTTGGGCTGTCTGTGCGTGAGAATCCGTTCcaccattgaagtcaatgggatTTTTGGGGGTTTTAATCGATCATAACTCAGTAAATATCGATCCTAGCCTTACAAAAAGCACAAGCAATCAGAACGCTATCAGGATGAATAAGTGTCTGAAGTTTGATATGTGCAGGTTAAGAACTGTAGGAGGAGTAGCAGTCCAGAGGAAcagcagaataataataataaaaagaataaagatTCTGTAAGAGAACAATACTCTGGTTATAAATGCTGTTTTCTAGTTTCCCTGGAGGAGAATGGGGAGGGCACTAAGGATGATCACGATGTTGCCAATATATCTACACTCAATTTATCACTCACATTACCATGCGGTTTTCGTCCTCATTCTCCTCTTATTATTTTCAGCTCCAACCCCGTAGACACACTGGCTGACAGCAAGGAACAGTCCCAGGCGTCGCTGGGCTGGCTGAACCGGGAGCTATCGGGACTCCTGTCTGCAGAGTGGCAGAAGGGGACCATGGGTGTAATTCCCAAGGAGATCCTGCTGAGAGACATCGAGAGACTGGAGAGGGAGTGCGGCCTGGGAGGGGAGTAGTGTGGCGGAGCCCGGCCCAGCCGGGACAACCACGGCACTGAcgatacacacagagacgcccCTTAGCGTTCAATTCACATCAGACCAGATTTCTTAATTTACAGCAAGGGGCTCAGATTTCAATACTCTTTTTTCATTCCATCCTAAGATTTTGGATGTAATGcacatttaattgaatttatttttgGGGTTTTAGAGGAATCAAAGCTTTAGCTCACCTGCCTACCTGATATTTTGTTATAAGGGCTTCTCAGAACAAAGTCAACCATCAAGTACGAGCACTGGTTTGCTAATTACAATAAAGAAGTGGGTTAAAGTTTAAATGTAGCCTGGCCTTTTGTCTGTAAATGTTTCAAAGGCAGTCTACCTCGAATCGGGCTGATTATTGACATCTTCACCTAGAAGGGAAAAGGCTGGGGGTTAAAGGTGAGGCGAGGGGAGGTGAAAGTTATCAGATGGGTTACATAACAGATGGGGTGAGTCTGCTGATCAACTAGCTGCCACATTTCAAAGCGCAATACTGCAATGGGATGTTCCTCCCAGGGCTTCAGCATCCCCCTTGTGACCCCTCAACcctacactgactgactgtcgATGAAGGAGTGTCAATGACTGCGTCCGGATATTCCACAGTTACAGCGTCATTATTTCTCCTGCTAATAGATCACAGCATGCCTTGGGGTACACTAGCGCACTGGGGCTCACATTTCCACTGTCTCTCCCTTGTTTCTCGGGATTAAAGAGAAGTCCAGAATGAGATTATCCAGGAAACCCAAAGACAATTGTTATATCATCTTCCCTCCAACCAATGAGCTCAAACTATTATATAATATGGATTAAGGGAACCAGAGGCTATTTTTGTAGTCTACATTTCTGCGAAAGGCAAGGCATTAAAGACCGAAGAAGGGGCATGTGGGGAAACGAAATGTACAATCaagaaaataatcaatttaGATGTATTCAGGTCAGGCATTAAAGCGCATGTTATTGGAGTATTAGTTTAGTTGTGTTGAAAGACCATTATCTAATTTCAAAGGTTTTTCTCAATCTAAACTGATTAAATGTACCCCCCCCGAAGCAGGTACAAAAGGCGGAAATGGTTGCAATACTATAACAAGATCAATCAATCATTCTACACCCTTTAACATCACAGATCTAGGGTGTGAAGTAGCCTAAATATTTAAACCTAacaataaaaaccaaaataattCAAAACTGTATAAAGCAGTACCAAACCCTCTCATTTAACAAgttgaatgaaaataaaacatgtactaTTACTCGATAACTATTACTCATTACTCATATGTTGTATAACGCCAAAGCTAACATAATTAAATTGCATTCACCCTCACAAAGATCAAGTCAGTTCTTAAACATGTGAGAGATTtcaacaatttcaaagctaaACCGAAATCACATCCCCCTGTCTTACTAGAGGGGAGTGGTAAATACGTCCAAACACCAGAATCAAAAGTAAGGGCAGATAAACAAGCAAGTTTCAGATGATTACTATACAGGTTGTACTGACATATATAGGTTGTgtacatgcatatataaaatACTTACAAACACATTAATTTAGTAGTCTGGCATAATATGTGCCCTGAACCCAGATATTTGGACTGAACAGTAGTGTGTGATTCAGGACAACACTGCTCTCTAGTGGAAATAATGTGTTAGTGCTACAGGACAGTTATTTCTGACTAGTTCAGTTCAGACTTTTTGCACCATATTgatcttgttttttgttaattattatatatattatatatttttatttaatttataccTATGTGTTTTTTTGATTATccatattaatgtattaaaactaCAATTGCCATTATTCATCTCTATACCTTTCTCTGTGTATCACTTTATATGTAAATTACTGAGCTGCTTATAAATAGACGTACATGTACACAACATACATGGATTTGATAGAAAAACGGTTGAGTTGGAAGTGCTAGAATTTATAATAGAATTACATTCCAATTATGCCTGTAAAAACTGGAGATGCTATTGTACATTTGAGCCAAGAGCATAAAGTGCTCCATCTGACTGCACGTCACACAGTGGTGACTCAGGGGTGTCTGGGAATGAGGTGAGATCATTTCAACACCATAACTCACTCTAAATGACACCACATTTCCCTTAGATCTTCAACAAACTATCTGCATCTAGATCAAGCCCACTCAGGGCACGTCTTTGCAAAATAGTTTTATGATTTTTGTCCTTTTAAGTGGATTGTTAATGCGCTTGTCATCTATCAATACCAAAGTTTGCTTGACCTTATAAAACAGATGTACTGAAGGTCGCCCTGCTTATGAATTAATTGCTAATTTGTCAGAGTTACAATTCAGAGTTGAACACTCTCTGCTCAATGTATTTAGaccatgtgagagagagagagagatttcttACCTAAAGATTTATAAAGAATGTATTCCTGCGATTGTGACGTCACTGATTTTGTCAAAATTCTGCCTCACTGCAGTTATCGATAGGCGTAACAAATACCACGAATACGTCATCCATTTCATCTTTCTTTGTCCGCCCATGCTGTGTTGACAATATTTAGCAAAGCCCAGTGTTGTGCGCAACGTTTTTGAGACTCGTGTAATCCGACACACGTGTACAATTTCTTCCTTTTCTGGAGTGTTACGTGATCCGCTAATTTGCACATTTTCATTGTTATTCCCGGTATGATTAAtcttcttaattaaaaaaaaagattttgctATTGAACATAATTACGTGTTATGTACTAAATAGGTCTTGGCTGTCTAATTTACGTGCACGCCTCACGCTTTTAGCAGACTCATCCACTGTGAAAAACAAGGGAAGTTGGCTAACCGAATTGATGAGcatatacacattttttaagtatgaaacaattaaataaaatatttctagACTTGTGATTGTATTGATAAACTCTGTCATTTGTTGTTATATTGAATTATATTATTCGGCATTTAACATAGATCGTTACCAATATGAAGCCGTTGTGgagcatttatttatgtattataaagCCAGCTTTATATAAGTAGTATACtataattattgtttattaacTGGCGGTTATGACCATTTCATTTGGTAAATAATGTTCAGAACAACTATAGATAAGGGGAATTTAAGATtataccggcatgcattcattgatttttgaaaaaaataaaataaattatagtaCCATCTGCTGGCACAGCCTAGCATTAGAGGCTTTAACACACTTGAGTGGGGCAGGAGTGTCTGGGGGTGGACTATTTGCTCCCCACGTGtgtcaatgagccttggccgcccatgaccctgttgccggttcaccgcttttccttccttggaccacttttgataggtacagaccactgcagaccgggaacaccccacaagagctgcagttttggagatgctctgacccagttgtctatccgtcacaatgtggcccttgtcaaagtctctcagatccttacgcttgcccatttttcctgcttctaacacagcaactttgaggacaaaatgttcacttgctgcctaatatatcccacccactgacaggtgccatgattatcagtgttattcacttcacctgccagtggtcataatgttatggctgatcggtgtattttgaATTTACCTGTGTGCAGATTGGTTCCTTATGAATGTAAGAGCATGTGAAAGTGTTGAGTTTCTCAGCCCTGTACAGGTGCATGCTGGGGATTTTGAAAGCGGGGAGTTTTAACAGAACTAGCCAGATATAATTTCAAATTGCTTTTGTTTAGATGCGATAGGATTAAGAGTTTGGAAAAAATTCCACTCGCAGCTGGACTGTATCAATTCCTGCTTTACTCCCACTTTTGTTCACTACACAGTCTGTGTAATCTCTCTAATGcagtttatttataaaacaattattacaattaaaatatatactaatTAAAATGAGAAACATGTAAAAACTTCAGAGAGTAGTTGTGCAATGCATGCAGTTATGTTATTCAAGGTTATATgatatacaaacatatatattttactttcttTCCCAGTAgacattgtttattaaaaataagcaCTCGCAAGCTAGACAAATTCGTTCTCATAAGCAGGGTGAGAGAGGTTTGACGCCATCCAGGCCTGGACGAGCTTCATCATCCGATGAGCCCCCGTTTCTTGAAGTGTGTCTTCAGCACGAACCAGCCGCCCAGCACCAGGAGCATGACTCCCACGGTGGCCAGCATCAGCCCGATCACCAGGCCTGTGAGGACGGGCCCCTGTGCCGTGCCCTGGCtctctgcagagagagagggccacACCGCGTGAGCTCAGCCCTGCTCCAGACATTCACTCTTAACGAACCAGTGCAATGTgggagttagggttagggacaAATCTCACAGGCATGACAAAAATATATGATCCCACTGTACCACAACCTCTGTATGTGACACTTATGGAATTGTATGGCATCTtaagagttaaaaaaaacagatctgCTCTGGGATAAAAAGATAAAACCAATTTGTTAATATAGAGAAAACAAGAACATTTGCTGAcagtatacattataaatacattgcaatATGCAGAAATATACCAAAgtgcattttgaaaatataaagaaatagatttaatatattaatgttgatttaaatatattcctGCACCAAGCTGATGTGTATGATAAAATATAGGTTTGTTTTCTGCGTATATCGTAATAcgcattaatatatttaatccaTGTTGTCAGacaccacacacaaacacacacacaaacaaaaggcCCTTCTTTTTGTTGTGAACGCACTTCCAGCTGAGGCAGGCCTGACTCTTTACTTTGGTAATTTTAGAACAAATTAGTGTGCTGGACATATCACAGCAGTCTCTTCAAATTCAATTACAGCTGGAGAAATTGtattcagttttcttttgtgCCCCAGTTCTTTACCTATCCAGTTAATTTCTCTGAATCACTGTCCATCTCCCAATATTTGCTTTGTCCAGGTATTGTGCCAAAGTGCCCTCTAAGCGCCAAATGGGCACAATTATTGACTTACCCTGAGCCAGATAATAGGGTTGCTCAATGGTCTCTGCCAGAAAGAGGAGAGAAAATGTCAGGAAAGAAAGTCAGGCAATGTTTACACCTTCAAATTGTTAATACCTTCTCCGACTTACTCTCTTCCCAGTCATTGCAGTATCTTCTCTTGCAGGTGTTGCAGGAATATAAAATCAAAACCCACTTGTTGGATTGTCATATCATAGCTTTTATCATGAGAGCTCCATGGGTCCCTGTGCAGTTAAAGTCTGCTGATGTGTTTGACAGAGAGCCGTCTAGATTATATCCACATACGTGTTTCAACCTGATTAGGTGACAGTCTTCGACAATAGTAACAGTCTGAGGTGCAGCACTCAGACGGATAATCTGCATGATTCAATCTCGCATAACTTCCAaaaatatcattaaaaaaaatccaccTAAACATTTTAGATTGTGTCAATAGCTTGGCAGTGATACGGTCTGATGAACTGCCCCGTGACAGACTAGTTTAGTATGGAGTGCTTTTCTTCCTTTACTTGGTCGATTGGTTGTTTTTGATATTTGTTCACATCCAAGCCTTACCCAGGTCTTTGGTGTAGAGGGGTCCTGCGGAGACTGTGACGCTGTCTGTGGTTGTGGACCCAATTGCTCTAGTCTGTCTCTTCTTCCTATTGCCGCTGCAGCTCTGTGAAGACAAACCGCAGCGAGCGCATTACTCTGCCGCCACACAGACTGTCTCTGGGGAACACTGCCG from Amia ocellicauda isolate fAmiCal2 chromosome 1, fAmiCal2.hap1, whole genome shotgun sequence includes the following:
- the LOC136759294 gene encoding uncharacterized protein LOC136759294 — protein: MKNTEAQRTLFVRRQRLQSVGSFSLLLLHCLSHIATGELRHDSSPVFQRFFFQSVQACLNELFLLRLDGYGDAPSVRALRGALAGEASSGPATLSALSTLLQDRVQEPTLACLSEKRACEQLQKYREASIYRSVEGLLRERSVGVRKDYHRQAPLSAGSRSSSHTGSNPVDTLADSKEQSQASLGWLNRELSGLLSAEWQKGTMGVIPKEILLRDIERLERECGLGGE